A window from Phaeocystidibacter marisrubri encodes these proteins:
- a CDS encoding sensor histidine kinase: MLGPNLSLRARIFISMLFMILVSFILTGLISLYHFQEESSEYHQERLRRKEYAIESNIEYFLASHPAQQVTDSLPSLFSNKICELSDVHNLDINLFSPSGELIITNNAYLFDDGFLSKTVPSEILQSISEGERRFIQPSADTSDVMLIYSTLYNNAGEPLAILNLPYFESSDLPENDLEFLETLFTLYMLLFIGAAVLAYFLSNYITHSLTVIANKMRKLQLGKNEPIYWKSEDEIGELVYEYNRMMSELEQNAIKLAQSERETAWKEMAKQVAHEIKNPLTPMRLSVQMLERKLKVDDPQRLREFTEGMISQIDALSNIATAFSRFASMPEMQLEKVALKSFLEKFRAAHEGLNLELPEEDVQVAVDKDQFTRVLNNLILNAQQAIPEGRKACISLGYEIAESTVRVFVKDNGSGIPEGRREKVFEPSFTTKTQGMGLGLAMVKNIVNGFDGSITFESVVGEGTTFVVELPTSKN; this comes from the coding sequence ATGCTCGGACCCAATCTTAGTCTTCGTGCACGGATTTTTATTTCCATGCTCTTCATGATTCTAGTGAGTTTTATCCTCACCGGACTCATTTCATTGTACCACTTTCAAGAAGAAAGCAGTGAGTATCACCAGGAGCGATTGCGTCGGAAAGAGTACGCCATTGAAAGTAATATCGAATACTTCTTAGCAAGCCATCCCGCCCAACAAGTGACGGATAGTTTGCCTTCGCTCTTCAGCAATAAGATCTGTGAATTGAGTGATGTTCACAATCTGGATATCAACCTCTTTAGTCCAAGTGGAGAGCTTATCATTACCAACAATGCTTATTTATTTGACGATGGATTCTTGTCTAAAACAGTTCCATCGGAGATCTTACAGAGCATTTCAGAAGGGGAGAGAAGGTTTATTCAGCCTTCTGCCGACACCTCGGATGTAATGCTCATTTACAGTACGCTCTACAACAATGCAGGGGAACCATTGGCGATTTTAAACTTGCCTTATTTTGAGTCGTCTGATTTGCCAGAGAACGATCTCGAGTTCTTAGAAACGCTCTTCACTTTGTACATGCTCCTTTTCATTGGGGCGGCCGTTCTGGCATACTTCTTATCCAATTACATCACACATTCACTCACGGTTATTGCCAACAAAATGCGGAAGTTGCAATTGGGAAAGAATGAACCGATTTACTGGAAATCGGAGGATGAAATTGGGGAGCTAGTTTACGAGTACAACCGCATGATGAGCGAGCTAGAGCAAAACGCCATCAAGCTTGCACAAAGCGAAAGGGAAACGGCTTGGAAGGAAATGGCCAAGCAAGTGGCGCACGAAATCAAGAATCCGCTCACACCCATGCGATTGAGTGTTCAGATGTTAGAGCGCAAATTGAAAGTAGACGATCCACAGCGACTCCGTGAGTTCACTGAGGGGATGATTTCGCAAATTGATGCGCTGAGCAATATTGCCACCGCCTTTTCAAGGTTTGCTAGCATGCCAGAGATGCAGTTGGAGAAAGTGGCGCTCAAGTCGTTTCTTGAAAAGTTTAGAGCAGCGCACGAAGGCTTGAACCTCGAGCTTCCCGAAGAAGATGTTCAGGTGGCTGTAGATAAGGATCAATTCACCCGTGTATTGAACAACCTTATACTCAATGCGCAGCAGGCAATTCCGGAAGGTAGAAAGGCGTGTATTTCTTTGGGATATGAAATAGCTGAATCCACCGTTCGAGTATTTGTGAAAGACAATGGTTCGGGTATTCCGGAAGGCAGAAGAGAGAAGGTGTTTGAACCGAGCTTTACCACTAAAACGCAAGGCATGGGACTCGGATTGGCGATGGTGAAGAACATCGTGAATGGATTTGATGGAAGTATCACTTTTGAATCCGTTGTAGGAGAAGGCACCACATTTGTAGTAGAACTCCCCACTTCAAAAAACTAA
- a CDS encoding SIMPL domain-containing protein, whose protein sequence is MKRALLTVGLSLLGVLTFAQEGIQVTGKVVRYVESDEMVLSTSISATEETVAEAFAEGTKKSRAVLSYLQSLEDVCEVQTQQIRLSEKFEYHSGRQSRIGFIAEQRISIRIKDFDQYPIIMEKLIALGVDGVSNVEFVYSKENEVREQLRLEAIEVAVKKAEIVASGLGVQLGTAQSYSEGSYVPPMMENVMYEMKSMDGMSDGGPAISPAKTKIEMEVHVRFAILAE, encoded by the coding sequence ATGAAAAGAGCATTGCTGACAGTTGGACTGTCGTTATTGGGTGTATTGACTTTTGCCCAAGAAGGAATTCAGGTAACCGGTAAAGTGGTTCGCTATGTAGAGTCAGATGAAATGGTGCTTAGCACTTCTATTTCTGCCACCGAGGAAACGGTTGCCGAAGCTTTCGCAGAAGGTACCAAGAAGAGCCGGGCGGTTTTGAGCTATCTTCAATCGTTGGAAGATGTGTGTGAAGTTCAAACCCAACAGATTCGATTATCAGAGAAGTTCGAATATCACAGTGGAAGACAGAGTCGCATAGGATTTATCGCAGAACAGAGAATATCTATTCGAATCAAAGATTTCGATCAGTATCCGATTATTATGGAAAAACTGATTGCACTTGGCGTAGATGGAGTGAGTAACGTTGAGTTTGTGTATTCAAAAGAAAATGAAGTAAGAGAACAGCTTCGCTTGGAGGCCATTGAAGTGGCTGTGAAAAAGGCTGAGATTGTTGCGAGTGGATTGGGGGTACAATTGGGTACGGCGCAGTCGTATTCAGAGGGGTCCTACGTCCCTCCAATGATGGAGAACGTGATGTACGAAATGAAAAGTATGGATGGAATGTCGGATGGTGGACCGGCGATCTCTCCGGCAAAAACGAAAATTGAAATGGAAGTCCATGTTCGATTTGCGATCTTAGCGGAATAA